A region from the Streptomyces lydicus genome encodes:
- a CDS encoding isoprenyl transferase, translating to MRIPYPPALRNLVYRLYARRVEGRLDHTQVPKHIGVILDGNRRWARADGRTPEQGHQAGAAKISELLGWCEETDVEVVTLWLLSTDNLDRPEVELKPLLGIIENTVRDLAADGRWRVHHVGNRDLLPAATQQVLKESEQATRDNTGVLVNVAVGYGGRQEIADAVRSLLLDHAERGTSFEELAEIVDIDLISEHLYTRGQPDPDLVIRTSGEQRLSGFMLWQSAHSEYYFCEVFWPAFRKVDFLRALRDYAARHRRYGF from the coding sequence ATGCGCATCCCTTATCCGCCTGCATTGCGCAATCTGGTCTACCGGCTGTACGCGCGCAGGGTGGAGGGGCGCCTGGATCACACCCAGGTGCCCAAGCACATCGGCGTCATCCTGGACGGCAACCGGCGCTGGGCGCGGGCCGACGGGCGGACGCCCGAGCAGGGCCACCAGGCCGGTGCGGCCAAGATCAGTGAGCTGCTCGGCTGGTGCGAGGAGACCGATGTCGAGGTGGTCACGCTGTGGCTGCTGTCGACGGACAACCTCGACCGGCCCGAGGTCGAGCTGAAGCCGCTGCTGGGCATCATCGAGAACACCGTCCGGGATCTGGCCGCCGACGGCCGCTGGCGGGTGCACCACGTCGGCAACCGCGATCTGCTGCCGGCCGCCACCCAGCAGGTGCTCAAGGAGTCCGAGCAGGCCACCCGCGACAACACCGGCGTCCTGGTGAACGTCGCGGTCGGCTACGGCGGCCGGCAGGAGATCGCCGACGCGGTGCGCTCGCTGCTGCTGGACCACGCCGAGCGCGGCACCTCCTTCGAGGAGCTGGCGGAGATCGTCGACATCGACCTGATCTCCGAGCACCTGTACACCCGCGGCCAGCCCGATCCGGATCTGGTGATCCGTACGAGCGGTGAGCAGCGGCTGTCGGGCTTCATGCTGTGGCAGAGCGCCCATTCGGAGTACTACTTCTGCGAGGTTTTCTGGCCGGCGTTCCGGAAGGTCGACTTCCTGCGCGCCCTGCGCGACTACGCCGCCCGGCACCGGCGCTACGGCTTCTAG
- the mgrA gene encoding L-glyceraldehyde 3-phosphate reductase — translation MTGTDYRAADSRYDSMKYRRTGHSGLKLPAISLGLWHNFGDDRTLSSQRDILRRAFDLGVTHFDLANNYGPPPGSAELNFGKIFAQDFRGYRDEMILSTKAGYLMHPGPYGEWGSRKYLLSSLDASLKRMGVDYVDIFYSHRFDPDTPLEETMGALASAVQQGKALYVGVSSYNAEQTREAAGILREMGVRALIHQPSYSMINRWTEDDLLLDTLEAEGMGCISFAPLAQGMLTDKYLHGIPEGSRASQGKSLDPGLLSDEVVRRLRGLNDIAAQRGQSLAQLALRWVLRDDRMTSALIGASSVTQLEANIAALDAPEITDAELAEIDEFARTTDGVNIWARR, via the coding sequence ATGACTGGCACCGACTACCGCGCGGCGGATTCCCGCTACGACTCGATGAAGTACCGGAGAACGGGTCACAGCGGACTCAAACTCCCCGCTATCTCCCTTGGACTGTGGCACAACTTCGGGGATGACCGCACCCTGAGCTCCCAGCGGGACATCCTGCGCCGCGCCTTCGATCTGGGCGTGACCCACTTCGATCTGGCCAACAACTACGGTCCGCCACCCGGGTCCGCCGAGCTGAACTTCGGAAAGATCTTCGCGCAGGACTTCCGCGGCTACCGCGACGAGATGATTCTGTCGACGAAGGCCGGATATCTGATGCACCCGGGCCCGTACGGTGAATGGGGTTCGCGGAAATATCTCCTCTCGTCGCTGGATGCCTCACTGAAGCGGATGGGTGTCGATTACGTCGATATCTTCTACTCGCACCGCTTCGATCCGGACACGCCGCTGGAGGAGACGATGGGCGCGCTGGCGTCCGCCGTCCAGCAGGGTAAGGCCCTGTATGTCGGGGTTTCCTCCTACAACGCCGAGCAGACCCGTGAGGCGGCCGGAATCCTGCGGGAAATGGGCGTCCGCGCGCTGATCCACCAGCCCTCCTACTCAATGATCAACCGCTGGACCGAGGACGATCTGCTGCTGGACACCCTCGAAGCCGAGGGCATGGGCTGCATCTCTTTTGCGCCACTTGCGCAGGGCATGCTCACGGACAAGTACCTGCACGGCATCCCCGAGGGCTCACGGGCCTCCCAGGGCAAGTCCCTGGACCCGGGCCTGCTGTCCGACGAGGTCGTCCGCCGCCTGCGCGGCCTCAACGACATCGCGGCCCAGCGCGGCCAGTCGCTGGCCCAGCTCGCGCTGCGCTGGGTGCTGCGCGACGACCGGATGACCTCCGCCCTGATCGGCGCCAGCAGCGTCACCCAGTTGGAGGCCAATATCGCCGCCCTCGACGCCCCTGAGATCACGGACGCCGAGCTGGCCGAGATCGACGAGTTCGCGAGGACGACGGACGGCGTGAACATCTGGGCACGGCGCTAG